The following proteins are co-located in the Toxotes jaculatrix isolate fToxJac2 chromosome 9, fToxJac2.pri, whole genome shotgun sequence genome:
- the rcbtb2 gene encoding RCC1 and BTB domain-containing protein 2 yields MLDVGKWPVFALLPPEELRLIRQACVFGSAANEALYVTVNDEVFALGTNCSGCLGLGDLQSTIEPRRIDVLCGKKIVSLSYGTGPHVVIATADGEVFAWGHNGYSQLGNGTTNHGLTPALVSTNLLSKRVTEVACGSHHTIALTTDGEVYAWGYNNSGQVGSGSTANQPTPRRVSSCLQNKVVVNIACGQLCSMAVLDNGEIYGWGYNCNGQLGLGNNGNQQTPCRIAALQGVNIVQVACGYAHTLALTDEGFVYAWGANSYGQLGTGNKSNQALPTQINTDKERMVEVAACHTSHTSAAKTQSGQVLMWGQCRGQAVASPHLTHFSTTDDVFACFATPAVTWHLLSVDGDDYLTVAQSLKKEFDSPEISDLKFLVDGKCIHVHKALLKIRCEHFRALLNETDEDAIEIHQFSYLVYRAFLEYLYTDTINLPPEDAIGLLDLATFYRETRLKRLCQETIKRGISEENAITLLSAAVKYEARDLEEFCFKFCVNHLTAVTQTQAFADMDHDLLKNFISKASRYGAFKN; encoded by the exons ATGCTGGACGTTGGGAAGTGGCCAGTATTTGCACTCCTTCCTCCTGAGGAACTACGGCTTATCcggcaggcttgtgtctttggCAGTGCTGCAAATGAAGCCCTCTATGTCACAGTTAATGATGAG GTCTTTGCTCTGGGCACCAACTGCAGTGGATGTTTAGGGCTCGGAGATCTTCAAAGCACGATTGAACCACGCAGGATTGATGTCCTGTGTGGAAAGAAGATCGTGTCCCTAAGCTATGGAACAGGACCGCATGTGGTCATTGCCACTGCAG ATGGAGAGGTGTTTGCTTGGGGCCATAATGGCTACAGCCAACTCGGGAATGGGACCACCAACCACGGTCTGACCCCTGCCCTGGTGTCCACCAACCTCCTTAGCAAGAGAGTGACAGAGGTGGCCTGTGGTTCCCACCACACTATCGCCCTCACAACTGATGGAGAG GTGTATGCATGGGGTTATAACAACTCCGGCCAAGTCGGCTCTGGGTCTACTGCCAACCAGCCGACCCCACGCCGGGTCAGCAGCTGCCTGCAGAACAAAGTGGTGGTTAACATAGCCTGTGGTCAGCTGTGCTCTATGGCTGTGCTGGACAATGGAGAG ATCTATGGTTGGGGCTACAATTGCAACGGACAGCTAGGTTTGGGCAACAATGGAAATCAGCAGACACCGTGCAGGATCGCTGCTCTCCAAGGTGTCAACATCGTCCAG GTTGCCTGTGGATATGCACATACATTGGCACTTACAGATGAGGGGTTTGTTTATGCCTGGGGAGCCAATTCATATGGGCAGCTGGGAACAGGCAATAAGAGTAACCAAGCTCTTCCCactcaaataaacacagacaaggaGAG GATGGTGGAGGTGGCTGCATGTCACACCAGCCACACGTCAGCTGCCAAGACCCAGAGCGGGCAGGTTCTGATGTGGGGTCAGTGTCGAGGTCAAGCCGTGGCCAGCCCCCACCTCACCCACTTCAGCACCACAGATGATGTGTTTGCATGCTTCGCCACACCGGCAGTCACATGGCACCTCCTCTCAGTAG aTGGCGATGACTACTTGACGGTGGCCCAGTCTCTGAAAAAGGAGTTTGACAGCCCAGAGATTTCAGACCTGAAGTTCTTGGTTGATGGGAAGTGTATCCATGTTCACAAGGCCCTGCTGAAAATCAg ATGTGAGCATTTCCGTGCACTGCTGAACGAAACAGACGAGGACGCCATAGAAATCCACCAGTTCTCATACCTGGTGTACAGAGCCTTTCTGGAGTATCTCTACACAGACACTATTAACCTGCCACCAGAGGATGCTATTG GGTTGCTAGATTTGGCTACATTCTACCGAGAGACGAGGCTGAAGAGGTTGTGCCAGGAAACGATCAAAAGAGGTATCTCTGAGGAGAACGCCatcactctgctctctgctgctgtcaagTATGAGGCACGG GACCTGGAGGAGTTCTGCTTCAAGTTTTGCGTCAACCACCTAACAGCTGTCACGCAGACCCAGGCCTTTGCAGACATGGACCACGACCTGCTCAAGAACTTCATTAGCAAAGCCAGCCGCTACGGGGCCTTCAAAAACTGA